From Sporosarcina sp. Te-1, the proteins below share one genomic window:
- a CDS encoding helix-turn-helix domain-containing protein: MEDIHVKIKTLRLERNLTLKDVSEETGLSLSFLSQIERGASSLSITSLKKISDALGIHINYFFLEENTQERYVVRANEHHSFTTSTGSQVYSRLTGTFNNRKLEPLKVVLPPHMHETHPYSHNGEEFYYVLKGEVVFYLNEQKFHLYEGDTIHYPSSLIHQWENPLPTESIVLSIVTPIIF, encoded by the coding sequence ATGGAAGATATTCATGTCAAAATCAAGACTTTACGATTGGAGCGTAATCTTACGCTCAAAGATGTAAGTGAGGAAACCGGGTTATCTCTCAGCTTTTTATCCCAAATCGAAAGAGGTGCATCATCACTCTCCATTACTTCACTTAAAAAGATTTCAGACGCACTTGGGATCCATATTAATTATTTCTTTTTAGAAGAAAACACTCAGGAACGGTACGTGGTACGTGCAAACGAGCATCATAGTTTTACGACAAGCACCGGCAGCCAAGTGTACTCAAGGTTGACTGGCACATTCAACAATCGGAAGCTGGAGCCGTTGAAAGTGGTGCTGCCTCCCCATATGCATGAAACGCATCCCTACAGCCACAATGGAGAGGAATTCTATTATGTGCTGAAAGGCGAAGTCGTTTTCTATTTGAATGAACAAAAGTTTCACTTATACGAAGGAGATACAATCCATTATCCTTCCAGCCTGATTCACCAATGGGAAAATCCTCTCCCGACGGAAAGCATCGTTCTAAGTATCGTGACACCAATCATTTTCTAA
- a CDS encoding hydantoinase/oxoprolinase family protein produces the protein MRVATDIGGTFTDLVYVDEKGNVQVEKSSTTPPHFEKGVLEVIQKSGLNTSEIEEFIHGSTVVINAITERKGVKTALITTKGFRDVLEIARGNRPDLFNIRYEKPVPFVDRYLRKEVDERLDAKGEVLVPLNTDELLQVIEELKEEQVEAIAVVYLHSYLNPRHELQTKEFIEKHWPGVFVSVSHEVTREWREYERTSSTVLNAYVKPIASTYINKLNEELQQLAPSRNYIMQSNGGTTTFEHAKELPLYMLESGPVAGVYGSAVIGKEIGEHNIIAFDIGGTTAKCSLIEEGEMKVSTDYYIEKDSKRAGYPVKVPVVDIVEIGNGGGSIAWIDEVGSLKVGPHSAGSQPGPIAYGQGGTEPTTTDANLLTGRLSPKNFDYPVNLAEIERVIQEKIGNPFSLSAVEAALGIIRIANANMLTALKLISIRKGHDPRRFAMVAFGGGGSMHAAALAKELGVKKVIIPFASPVFSAWGMLMTDLRQDSVITYKSMLSELEFEAISQEWTSIEGRLLTNFKKDGVEETVLFLRFVDMRYVGQEHTVKVAVPEGVWNEQTVEEVKERFHQLHEKNYTFRLEDTECEIVGLHVTALGQVKKPEIAKVEKQGTVSEALKEVRSVYFEQVGWIKTPIYDRELLPTGQVIDGPLIVEEKAAVTIIEKGQSLYADIYGNLIIDTGVQSNAGR, from the coding sequence ATGAGAGTTGCTACGGATATCGGAGGAACATTTACGGATTTGGTGTATGTCGATGAGAAGGGGAACGTTCAGGTCGAAAAAAGCTCTACTACGCCCCCTCATTTTGAAAAAGGGGTACTCGAGGTGATTCAGAAGAGTGGATTGAACACGTCGGAAATTGAAGAGTTTATCCATGGGAGCACAGTAGTTATCAATGCGATTACTGAACGAAAAGGTGTGAAAACCGCCTTAATTACAACGAAGGGGTTCCGTGATGTATTGGAAATCGCCCGAGGTAACCGTCCGGATTTGTTTAATATCCGTTACGAAAAACCAGTCCCTTTCGTGGATCGATATTTACGCAAGGAAGTGGATGAGCGCCTCGACGCGAAGGGCGAAGTATTGGTCCCGCTAAATACGGATGAGTTGCTGCAAGTTATCGAGGAGTTGAAAGAGGAACAGGTCGAAGCGATAGCTGTCGTTTATCTTCATTCCTACTTGAATCCGCGACATGAACTTCAGACAAAAGAATTCATTGAAAAACATTGGCCTGGTGTGTTTGTAAGCGTTTCCCACGAGGTGACAAGAGAATGGCGGGAGTATGAAAGAACGAGCAGCACCGTATTGAATGCTTACGTGAAACCGATTGCTTCGACGTATATTAATAAATTGAACGAAGAGCTGCAGCAGCTTGCACCAAGCCGGAATTACATAATGCAGTCCAATGGAGGTACTACGACATTTGAGCATGCGAAGGAGTTGCCGCTCTATATGTTGGAATCCGGCCCGGTAGCGGGTGTATACGGATCGGCAGTCATTGGAAAAGAAATAGGCGAGCATAACATTATCGCCTTTGATATTGGCGGCACGACGGCAAAGTGTTCGTTAATTGAAGAGGGTGAAATGAAAGTTTCGACGGATTATTATATCGAAAAGGATAGTAAGCGTGCCGGATACCCAGTGAAAGTGCCGGTAGTTGATATTGTGGAAATCGGAAACGGTGGGGGATCGATCGCGTGGATCGATGAAGTCGGTTCGTTGAAGGTTGGACCTCATTCCGCAGGCTCTCAGCCTGGACCGATTGCCTATGGACAAGGCGGGACAGAGCCGACTACGACCGACGCCAACCTGCTGACGGGCAGATTGTCTCCCAAGAATTTTGACTACCCAGTTAATTTGGCTGAAATTGAACGGGTGATTCAAGAGAAGATCGGCAATCCATTCTCGCTATCAGCAGTTGAAGCTGCCCTCGGTATTATTCGAATTGCCAATGCGAATATGCTTACTGCATTAAAATTGATTTCCATTCGAAAGGGGCATGATCCACGGCGTTTTGCAATGGTCGCGTTCGGAGGAGGCGGTTCTATGCACGCCGCGGCTTTAGCCAAGGAATTAGGTGTAAAAAAAGTGATTATCCCATTCGCGTCTCCTGTATTTTCAGCTTGGGGCATGCTCATGACCGACTTGCGACAGGATTCTGTTATCACCTATAAAAGCATGCTATCTGAACTGGAATTTGAAGCGATTTCGCAAGAATGGACATCGATCGAAGGCCGGTTGCTTACTAACTTTAAAAAAGATGGGGTTGAGGAAACGGTATTGTTTTTACGCTTTGTCGATATGCGGTACGTCGGACAGGAACACACCGTAAAAGTCGCCGTTCCAGAAGGGGTGTGGAATGAGCAGACAGTAGAAGAAGTAAAGGAACGTTTCCATCAGTTGCATGAAAAGAACTACACTTTTCGATTGGAAGATACCGAATGCGAAATTGTCGGTTTACATGTCACCGCTTTAGGACAAGTGAAGAAACCGGAAATCGCTAAAGTCGAAAAACAGGGGACAGTTTCTGAAGCGCTGAAAGAAGTACGATCCGTTTATTTTGAACAAGTCGGTTGGATTAAAACACCGATTTACGACCGCGAATTGCTGCCGACTGGGCAAGTGATTGACGGACCATTAATTGTGGAGGAAAAGGCTGCCGTCACCATTATTGAGAAAGGTCAATCGTTATATGCGGATATATACGGAAACTTAATTATCGATACGGGGGTGCAATCAAATGCAGGAAGGTAA
- a CDS encoding M20/M25/M40 family metallo-hydrolase, with protein MYNQLRTMELSQQVEMLTRHLVSINSINGTLGEVEIVQEIYRILRSFPYFEQHPDHLWLQTIEGDPIGRQNVFAFVEGGKRSNHTVLFHSHIDTVAVEDFGPLKQDAFSTDAMETFFRDYDSDPVLQQEALSGDWMFGRGSVDMKSGAAVHIANILHFTEHPDELTGNVLLLCNGDEESEHRGIIGALSELNRLQAELGLQFMMAINTDFITPLYDGDPHRYIYTGAAGKILPCFHIYGKEVHVGDTLSGIDPNFIAAKLTERIHNRYALAEKIPGELVLPPTCLQQRDTKELYTVQTAISSHLYFNYFVYEDAPEQILGKLLHEAREACEETERYLQQQFEAYIEYTGLPSRDLSWHIDVTTYDDYLQYLIQRGVDVRSIIEDALANRTGDLRDISFSIVSALQEADPEKKARVILFFAPPFLPHNYLKQDVTRDEKIQSSIAKVLKEMSEQTGERFELKKFFPYLADGSFLSIHETAEELAPLVQNLPEWDHIYTIPFDTIQKLNIPSVNMGVYGKDGHKWTERVFKPYSFGVLPLLIRKTTVQMLEEASEDQSIELV; from the coding sequence ATGTACAATCAACTACGAACTATGGAATTATCACAACAGGTCGAGATGTTGACACGTCATTTGGTAAGCATCAACAGCATCAACGGAACACTTGGTGAGGTGGAAATTGTCCAGGAGATCTACCGGATTCTCCGGTCATTCCCTTATTTCGAACAACATCCCGACCATCTCTGGCTCCAAACAATTGAAGGGGATCCAATCGGACGTCAAAATGTCTTCGCTTTTGTGGAAGGAGGAAAACGATCAAACCATACAGTCCTGTTCCATTCCCACATTGATACGGTCGCAGTCGAAGATTTCGGGCCATTGAAGCAAGATGCTTTTTCCACGGATGCGATGGAAACATTCTTCCGGGACTATGACAGCGATCCGGTACTCCAGCAGGAGGCGCTTTCGGGGGACTGGATGTTCGGCCGAGGGTCAGTGGATATGAAAAGCGGGGCTGCTGTCCATATCGCAAATATTCTCCATTTCACGGAACACCCGGACGAATTGACGGGTAATGTTCTTCTCCTTTGCAACGGTGATGAAGAGAGTGAACATCGCGGCATTATCGGGGCCCTTTCTGAGTTGAACCGTCTGCAAGCGGAGCTTGGTCTCCAGTTTATGATGGCCATCAATACCGATTTCATCACGCCATTATACGATGGAGACCCGCATCGGTATATTTACACAGGAGCAGCGGGGAAAATCCTTCCATGCTTCCATATTTACGGCAAGGAAGTCCATGTCGGGGATACACTTTCCGGCATTGATCCGAACTTCATTGCCGCCAAACTAACAGAACGGATTCATAATCGCTACGCCCTTGCGGAAAAGATTCCTGGTGAACTCGTGTTGCCGCCGACTTGTTTGCAACAACGCGATACGAAAGAATTGTATACTGTCCAAACAGCGATCAGCAGCCATCTCTACTTCAACTACTTTGTTTACGAGGATGCACCCGAGCAAATACTCGGGAAATTGCTGCATGAGGCGAGAGAGGCTTGCGAGGAAACGGAACGTTATCTACAGCAACAATTCGAAGCCTACATTGAATACACGGGCTTGCCTTCACGCGATTTGTCTTGGCATATCGATGTAACGACATATGATGACTATTTACAGTATTTGATCCAGCGCGGAGTTGATGTGCGATCTATCATTGAGGACGCGCTTGCAAATCGAACCGGCGACTTGCGCGACATCAGCTTCTCCATCGTCAGTGCCTTGCAAGAAGCCGATCCTGAAAAGAAAGCGCGTGTCATCTTGTTCTTCGCGCCTCCGTTCTTGCCGCATAATTATTTAAAGCAGGATGTTACACGGGATGAAAAGATCCAGTCTTCCATTGCAAAAGTGCTAAAAGAAATGAGTGAACAGACAGGCGAACGTTTTGAACTGAAGAAGTTCTTCCCTTACTTGGCAGACGGCAGTTTCCTTTCCATCCATGAAACCGCGGAAGAACTGGCACCACTTGTCCAGAACTTGCCGGAGTGGGATCATATTTACACGATCCCATTTGACACGATACAAAAATTAAACATCCCGTCTGTCAATATGGGTGTCTACGGCAAAGATGGCCACAAATGGACAGAACGCGTCTTTAAACCATACTCGTTCGGTGTCCTGCCACTGTTGATCCGTAAAACGACAGTGCAAATGCTTGAAGAAGCGTCTGAGGATCAGTCGATTGAATTAGTCTAA
- a CDS encoding cytosine permease → MSTKEKKQSHTQSDEALVAVPLQERQHWIFPAMIFGGLEFSIPVLLTGAVLAVNFGISKVFWILFISLFVIQWIGNAVTGYMGAKTGIASSVLARSSFGHVQARWVIGLITFFVGLGWWALQTAVTGEAIAAMFGIDYKNNFGMLALITIICGLLFALPSILGYSSMKWTDIVAVPAGLLLVATGIFLVMKNEGWSSITSWQPEQTITFMAGISLVLGMNVSQWVGVQDYTRYAKPKVKDNVIIPIGIIGVGFPLFLVGAIMSVGTGEADIVQIMMNLNFPVWGFLILWLSTWTSQIVNSYSMGLSMANTFNINSGKGRAILTLVGTIIGIGLALGGVLQYFEDFLYISGIIYGPIAGVMIADFFFIRKQTYKDNPGWNWVATFAMGVGIAIAYWSQYVHEWGIPAVQSLIISMGIYLVAMNIKRKIKPDQFTDVQVKE, encoded by the coding sequence ATGAGTACAAAAGAAAAGAAGCAAAGTCATACGCAGTCTGATGAGGCGTTGGTAGCGGTGCCTTTGCAAGAAAGGCAACATTGGATCTTCCCTGCTATGATTTTTGGGGGATTGGAGTTTTCCATCCCGGTCTTATTGACGGGTGCTGTACTTGCTGTGAACTTTGGGATTTCAAAGGTGTTTTGGATTTTGTTTATCTCCCTTTTCGTCATCCAATGGATCGGGAATGCCGTGACTGGTTATATGGGGGCAAAAACAGGGATTGCTTCGTCTGTTCTTGCACGGAGCAGCTTCGGTCACGTGCAAGCACGTTGGGTTATCGGATTGATCACGTTTTTCGTCGGCCTCGGCTGGTGGGCGCTGCAAACGGCAGTAACAGGTGAAGCCATTGCTGCTATGTTCGGCATTGATTACAAAAATAACTTCGGCATGCTTGCGCTCATTACAATCATCTGCGGATTATTGTTTGCGCTGCCGTCAATCCTTGGCTATTCATCGATGAAATGGACAGACATCGTTGCTGTACCAGCAGGCTTATTGCTTGTTGCGACGGGCATTTTTTTAGTAATGAAGAATGAAGGATGGTCGTCCATCACTTCGTGGCAGCCAGAGCAGACGATAACTTTCATGGCGGGTATAAGTCTAGTATTAGGGATGAACGTGTCTCAGTGGGTAGGTGTACAAGATTACACCCGTTACGCGAAGCCAAAGGTGAAGGACAATGTAATCATTCCAATCGGTATTATTGGTGTTGGGTTCCCCTTATTTTTAGTCGGGGCCATCATGTCTGTCGGAACAGGTGAAGCCGATATAGTGCAGATTATGATGAATCTCAATTTTCCAGTATGGGGATTCTTGATCCTTTGGTTATCAACATGGACGAGCCAGATCGTTAACAGTTACAGTATGGGACTTTCTATGGCAAACACATTCAATATCAATTCAGGTAAAGGTCGGGCAATTCTTACACTCGTTGGGACGATCATTGGAATCGGACTGGCATTGGGTGGTGTATTGCAGTATTTCGAAGACTTCCTATACATATCGGGAATAATATACGGTCCAATAGCTGGAGTGATGATTGCTGATTTCTTCTTCATCCGTAAGCAAACATATAAAGATAATCCAGGATGGAACTGGGTTGCTACGTTTGCCATGGGAGTAGGTATCGCGATTGCGTATTGGTCCCAATATGTCCATGAATGGGGGATTCCTGCGGTTCAATCTTTAATCATTTCAATGGGGATATACTTGGTGGCGATGAATATCAAACGAAAAATTAAGCCGGATCAATTTACGGATGTCCAAGTGAAAGAATAA
- a CDS encoding 3-ketoacyl-ACP reductase: MQKIAGKNAIITGAGRGIGRATAIAFAKEGIHVGLIGKTKENLEKVAEELRVYGVNVALASADVSDNESVIAAVEHVKSELGPIDILINNAGIGKFGKFLELTPEEFKQIIDVNLMGMYYVSRAVLPEMIERQTGDIINISSTAGQKGAPVTSAYSASKFAVLGLTESLMLEVRKHNIRVSALTPSTVATDLAIEENLTDGNPDKVIQPEDLAELMVAQLKLHPRALLKSAGLWSTNP; the protein is encoded by the coding sequence ATGCAAAAGATAGCTGGGAAAAACGCTATTATTACAGGCGCAGGACGCGGAATTGGCCGTGCTACTGCCATTGCGTTCGCAAAAGAAGGCATCCATGTAGGGCTGATCGGTAAGACGAAAGAGAATCTTGAAAAGGTGGCAGAGGAACTGCGAGTATATGGGGTCAACGTTGCGCTTGCTTCGGCGGACGTATCCGATAATGAATCTGTCATTGCGGCAGTTGAACATGTCAAATCGGAACTTGGTCCCATCGACATTCTGATTAATAATGCAGGCATTGGTAAGTTCGGCAAGTTTCTCGAACTTACACCTGAAGAATTCAAACAGATTATAGACGTCAACTTAATGGGCATGTATTATGTCTCTCGCGCTGTTCTTCCGGAAATGATTGAAAGACAAACGGGCGATATCATTAATATCTCGTCAACTGCGGGTCAAAAAGGGGCTCCTGTCACAAGCGCCTACAGCGCATCCAAATTTGCCGTATTAGGATTAACGGAATCCCTTATGTTGGAAGTAAGAAAGCATAACATCCGCGTTAGCGCCCTTACGCCTAGCACGGTCGCAACCGACTTGGCAATTGAAGAAAATCTGACCGATGGCAATCCTGACAAAGTGATTCAACCGGAAGATCTTGCTGAATTGATGGTCGCGCAGCTTAAGTTGCATCCGCGTGCCCTCTTAAAATCGGCTGGTCTTTGGTCGACCAATCCGTAA
- a CDS encoding hydantoinase B/oxoprolinase family protein, producing the protein MQEGKLQDPFTLEIVKDTLLSIGDEMFHTLARTSMSPIIYEVLDFACGLTDNKGQLLTQGNGVAGFIGTLSYMVKDVLSRYSAKGDINQGDIFIINDPYGGGGTHLSDVGLVMPIFHENELIGFSANKAHWTEVGGKDVGSFTNDSTDIYQEGLQFPCIKIVDSGKVNEPLVEMIKSNVRFPDLSIGDMWAQIAALKIGEKRFNELYDKYSKETVAATVELLLDQGEKMARKSIMNLPNGVYTASNYIDGDGLGNGPFPIKVKVTITDDQFICDFRGSHPQVPGPVNGSYTTLVTDVRTVFLAITNPSQDVNDGVFRPLEVITDKGSIFSAERPAPVSNYWESGSSGGDLVWQALAPILPTRLTAGHFLSVCSVTLAGKHPDTEDDFLIVEPSVGGWGAGIGQDGARGQFCIGDGETYNIPVEVAEARYGVMVDSYRLRCDGKGAGEFIGGSGVIRSYRAMTDGQMATVTYGRHLYAPWGVDGGEEGSPNEFTVIKNNGEVDGPYGVYARYPLNTGDVLELRTGTGGGYGNPLMRDASKVQRDVKNGYFSISDAEAKFGVLLNPETLELVGETKERLQAREAGEQ; encoded by the coding sequence ATGCAGGAAGGTAAACTGCAAGATCCTTTCACACTTGAGATTGTAAAAGATACATTGCTATCGATCGGAGATGAAATGTTCCATACGTTAGCGCGTACTTCCATGAGTCCAATCATTTATGAAGTTTTGGATTTCGCTTGCGGGTTGACAGATAACAAGGGACAACTTCTAACGCAGGGGAATGGTGTAGCCGGGTTCATCGGTACGCTCAGCTATATGGTTAAAGATGTGCTCTCAAGATACTCGGCAAAAGGAGATATCAACCAAGGGGATATTTTCATCATTAATGATCCTTATGGAGGCGGAGGGACGCATCTTTCAGACGTCGGTCTCGTCATGCCGATCTTTCATGAAAATGAATTGATTGGATTTTCGGCCAATAAAGCGCACTGGACGGAAGTTGGGGGGAAAGACGTCGGTTCATTTACAAATGATTCCACTGATATTTATCAGGAAGGTTTACAGTTCCCGTGCATAAAAATAGTCGATAGCGGAAAAGTGAATGAACCGCTTGTTGAAATGATTAAATCGAACGTCCGATTCCCTGATCTATCGATTGGTGATATGTGGGCACAAATTGCCGCCCTGAAAATCGGAGAAAAACGTTTCAATGAACTATATGATAAATATTCAAAAGAAACGGTTGCTGCTACGGTTGAGTTGCTTTTGGACCAAGGGGAAAAGATGGCGAGAAAATCGATTATGAACCTTCCGAATGGCGTTTATACAGCTAGCAACTATATTGATGGGGATGGACTCGGGAACGGACCGTTTCCAATCAAAGTGAAAGTGACGATTACGGATGATCAATTCATCTGTGATTTCCGGGGGAGCCACCCGCAAGTACCTGGTCCGGTAAATGGCTCTTATACAACATTAGTGACTGACGTAAGAACAGTGTTTTTGGCAATTACAAACCCGTCACAAGATGTGAATGATGGCGTGTTCCGTCCATTGGAAGTGATTACGGACAAAGGCTCAATCTTCTCTGCTGAAAGGCCTGCTCCCGTATCAAATTACTGGGAAAGTGGATCATCCGGCGGAGATTTAGTTTGGCAGGCACTCGCTCCCATTTTGCCGACACGGTTGACCGCTGGACACTTTTTGTCGGTCTGTTCCGTCACATTGGCAGGAAAACATCCTGATACGGAAGACGACTTCCTAATCGTAGAGCCCTCTGTTGGTGGATGGGGAGCAGGAATTGGACAGGATGGAGCTAGAGGACAGTTTTGTATTGGGGATGGCGAGACGTACAATATCCCGGTTGAAGTGGCGGAAGCACGTTATGGTGTGATGGTTGATTCCTACCGATTGCGTTGTGACGGGAAAGGCGCTGGTGAATTTATAGGAGGATCAGGCGTCATTCGATCCTACCGGGCCATGACAGATGGGCAAATGGCGACCGTCACGTACGGACGGCATCTCTATGCACCATGGGGAGTAGACGGAGGTGAAGAAGGCTCGCCAAATGAGTTTACTGTGATTAAAAATAATGGTGAAGTGGACGGCCCATATGGAGTGTATGCTCGATATCCTTTGAATACAGGAGATGTTCTCGAATTGAGGACTGGAACTGGTGGAGGCTATGGCAATCCATTAATGAGGGACGCTTCGAAAGTGCAGCGAGATGTGAAAAACGGATATTTTTCCATTTCGGATGCAGAGGCTAAATTCGGTGTCCTATTGAACCCGGAGACATTGGAACTGGTAGGTGAAACAAAAGAGAGATTGCAAGCTAGGGAGGCTGGGGAGCAATGA
- a CDS encoding helix-turn-helix domain-containing protein, whose translation MEDIHQKIHELRKERNLTLKELSEMTNLSAGFLSLIERGSTSLAITSLKKIADAFEVDITYFFESPKIDRKFHITKNEQKKFWINSVDNGFIKLSGHFQNRSLESLIVTLRPNQQKEYDDSHPGEEFYYVLNGTVRFTVDNETYDVSEGESIHFPSRLPHDYENPTDKEAILLCVMTPLLF comes from the coding sequence GTGGAGGATATCCATCAAAAGATTCATGAGTTACGGAAAGAGAGGAATTTGACATTAAAAGAGTTAAGCGAAATGACAAATCTTTCGGCAGGTTTTTTGTCTTTGATCGAGCGTGGCTCTACATCTTTGGCGATTACGTCATTGAAGAAGATTGCTGATGCATTTGAAGTCGATATAACCTATTTTTTCGAGAGTCCGAAAATCGATCGGAAATTTCATATAACGAAAAATGAGCAAAAGAAGTTTTGGATCAATTCGGTTGATAACGGGTTTATCAAACTAAGTGGACATTTTCAGAATCGTTCTTTGGAGTCGCTGATCGTAACATTGCGGCCGAATCAGCAAAAGGAATATGATGATTCCCACCCTGGGGAAGAGTTTTACTACGTGTTGAACGGCACAGTCCGTTTTACGGTTGATAATGAAACTTACGATGTTTCTGAAGGGGAATCCATTCATTTTCCATCAAGGCTGCCGCATGACTATGAAAATCCAACAGATAAAGAAGCCATCTTGCTATGTGTAATGACGCCGCTTCTTTTTTAA
- a CDS encoding DUF5050 domain-containing protein — protein sequence MKKHIGYITLAFLAFLLFSGTPHAAAKQTSSSYSMIRNALLNAQPTGQFDTSEMTYEEVSDIIERVLQENPEILYYKDAKVWSNGNIEFTYSLPSSTAIAHQKQLRTKVKSILKSVNKPGSSDFDKVKAIHDYLVHNVAYDAGNYKQSTVPAASYTAYGSLINGTAVCDGYTKAAQLLMNQLGIENHYVSGFANGEEHSWNLVKLDGNYYFMDITWDDPLPDRKGNTRYTYFLVTSQSLKKDHSWEEKNWPRATSNKYAFFHDFSNAVETAKHYYYSSNADHNALYRIAKDGKGKKKISNVRAPYFDISGDWIYFSNYSQNGHLYKMKLDGSSMKKLNNTHSVDLWINGKTLHYTNEKTAKLMKLPI from the coding sequence ATGAAAAAACACATAGGATACATAACGTTAGCTTTTCTAGCTTTTTTACTGTTTTCAGGCACTCCGCATGCTGCTGCGAAACAAACTTCCAGCTCTTATTCCATGATTCGAAATGCACTTCTAAACGCCCAACCAACTGGACAGTTCGACACCTCTGAGATGACTTACGAGGAGGTCAGCGACATCATCGAGCGGGTGTTGCAAGAAAATCCTGAGATTCTCTATTACAAAGATGCAAAAGTATGGTCGAATGGGAACATCGAATTTACATACTCTCTTCCCTCCTCAACCGCAATAGCCCATCAAAAACAGCTGCGAACAAAAGTAAAAAGCATCTTAAAGTCAGTTAATAAACCGGGCAGCAGTGATTTTGATAAGGTAAAGGCCATCCATGATTATTTGGTACATAATGTGGCTTACGATGCCGGCAACTACAAACAAAGTACTGTACCGGCTGCCTCTTATACGGCATACGGTTCATTGATCAACGGCACCGCTGTGTGTGACGGCTACACAAAAGCTGCGCAACTATTAATGAATCAACTCGGCATCGAAAATCACTATGTCAGTGGGTTTGCGAACGGTGAAGAACACTCATGGAATTTAGTGAAATTGGATGGCAACTATTACTTTATGGACATTACATGGGATGACCCGCTTCCCGACCGCAAAGGAAATACACGATACACCTATTTTCTTGTCACATCCCAATCACTGAAAAAGGATCATTCCTGGGAAGAGAAAAACTGGCCACGGGCTACAAGCAACAAATATGCCTTTTTCCACGACTTCTCCAATGCAGTAGAGACAGCGAAACACTACTACTACAGCAGTAACGCAGATCATAATGCACTGTACAGAATCGCAAAAGACGGCAAAGGCAAAAAGAAAATCAGCAACGTTCGCGCCCCCTATTTCGACATATCGGGAGATTGGATCTATTTCAGTAATTACTCCCAAAATGGCCATTTATATAAAATGAAGCTAGATGGAAGTTCTATGAAAAAACTGAACAACACACATTCTGTGGATCTTTGGATTAACGGGAAAACACTTCATTACACAAACGAGAAAACGGCAAAGCTGATGAAACTTCCAATTTAA
- a CDS encoding DUF917 domain-containing protein has product MRDISLQEAEDILYGACILGAGGGGSLEEGLQLVRSIYERGQSIRLVSVDEIEDDWLVVSPYYVGSVAPPSEEVVEKLKGLTEEPGNPSVFATKALQNHLGTNVNAICATELGGNTAWAMDVAAAMQLPLVDGDPAGRAVPDLAHTTFNVHGASITPFALASRYGDHVIVEAVVNHDRADQIARSFAMISGNFAGICDHPLDGKRFKEYIIPNTLSRAGSIGHARRIGVAHDPVASIVQETDARLLAMGVIVESEWQDANGFIEGIFVVKDNDTKDTWNIWFRNENMFVKNGDELISVIPTIISILNCKTGEPILNPQCRKGMEVAVVTFPSPEIWTTKEGLAIFGPAYIGMENEDYQGTQKKR; this is encoded by the coding sequence GTGAGAGACATTAGTTTGCAAGAAGCGGAAGATATTCTGTATGGCGCCTGCATATTAGGAGCAGGGGGAGGAGGAAGCTTAGAAGAGGGCCTACAGCTCGTCCGGAGTATCTACGAGCGTGGACAATCGATCCGACTCGTTTCAGTCGATGAAATTGAAGATGATTGGCTTGTCGTTTCCCCATATTATGTCGGTTCCGTTGCCCCGCCTAGCGAAGAAGTAGTGGAGAAATTAAAGGGACTAACAGAAGAGCCCGGAAATCCTTCTGTCTTTGCAACGAAAGCATTACAAAACCATCTTGGTACAAATGTAAATGCAATTTGTGCGACCGAACTCGGAGGAAATACCGCTTGGGCGATGGATGTTGCTGCTGCGATGCAACTTCCGTTAGTGGATGGAGATCCTGCAGGCAGAGCCGTGCCCGATTTGGCGCACACAACATTTAATGTGCATGGTGCATCCATCACTCCTTTTGCACTCGCTAGCCGATACGGTGATCATGTTATCGTGGAAGCTGTTGTAAATCATGATCGAGCTGACCAAATTGCACGTTCCTTTGCAATGATTTCAGGAAACTTTGCAGGGATTTGTGATCATCCATTAGACGGAAAAAGGTTTAAAGAATATATCATCCCTAATACGTTGTCCCGGGCAGGAAGCATTGGGCACGCCAGACGAATAGGGGTGGCTCATGATCCAGTTGCTTCCATCGTTCAGGAGACGGATGCTCGGCTGCTTGCGATGGGAGTAATTGTCGAATCAGAATGGCAGGATGCAAATGGTTTCATTGAGGGAATCTTCGTAGTGAAGGACAATGACACAAAAGATACCTGGAACATTTGGTTTCGCAATGAAAACATGTTTGTGAAAAATGGGGACGAACTCATTTCAGTCATCCCTACCATTATCTCTATTTTAAATTGCAAGACAGGAGAACCGATTCTTAATCCGCAATGCCGAAAAGGGATGGAGGTTGCTGTCGTGACGTTCCCTTCTCCAGAGATATGGACGACGAAAGAAGGATTAGCAATTTTTGGTCCTGCATATATTGGAATGGAAAACGAAGACTATCAAGGTACTCAAAAGAAACGATAA